One window from the genome of Chaetodon trifascialis isolate fChaTrf1 chromosome 20, fChaTrf1.hap1, whole genome shotgun sequence encodes:
- the LOC139348976 gene encoding deoxyribonuclease-2-beta-like, which yields MWKLVWTFSLFCWSSEARVTCRDENNGEKDWYILYKAPRQGTLTGLEYLYIDSNGVKKMEPLKPSASSGGTAGPSATAYKPINDPEGILANTLRPLFTPVRSMPPNFGFISYSDQPPGCSADEQFGHSKGVVMVDKTGTGVWMLHSTPRFPFRRDQNHFWPDSGNKNAQTFICVTFPYSQFTKIGKHLQYIGAFPFQHDIPPDFHQELQQAVNWFQPAPDNHFQPLISNGGLPVQSIAKNMGQSANDGDLYVSIAKIVDSDLLVQTWGCQPHRKRSFCDKKHKVENIKSINTVLGSWTAKVDHSKWCLAKDPQKHWVCLADVNRATTQYQRRGGALCIDNEAIKNNFWNFVTSIDDCKVISSGQTLGGHTDMDVDTVDPECVSPAGDHTDLSMG from the exons CTGCAGAGATGAGAACAACGGTGAAAAGGACTG GTACATTTTATACAAGGCGCCCAGACAAGGTACTTTAACTGGTCTGGAGTATCTTTACATTGATTCAAATGGAGTGAAAAAGATGGAACCCCTGAAACCCAGTGCTTCATCTGGAGGGACAGCAGGACCTTCTGCCACTGCGTACAAGCCCATCAACGACCCTGAAGGCATTCTGGCAAACACCCTGCGGCCTCTGTTCACTCCAGTGAGGTCCATG CCACCAAACTTTGGCTTCATCAGCTACAGCGACCAGCCTCCAGGATGCTCTGCTGACGAGCAGTTTGGCCACAGTAAAG GAGTTGTCATGGTGGATAAAACCGGCACCGGAGTCTGGATGTTACACAGTACACCAAGGTTCCCGTTCAGAAGAGATCAAAACCATTTCTGGCCTGACAGCGGAAATAAAAACGCTCAGACGTTCATCTGTGTGACGTTCCCTTACAGCCAGTTCACAAAAATAG GTAAACATCTGCAGTACATCGGAGCTTTCCCATTTCAACATGATATTCCACCTGACTTTCATCAAGAACTTCAGCAAGCTGTTAACTGGTTCCAGCCTGCTCCAGACAATCACTTCCAGCCACTGATCTCAAATGGTGGTCTTCCTGTCCAGAGTATTGCTAAAAATATGGGACAGAGCGCTAACG ATGGAGATCTTTATGTCTCTATTGCAAAGATTGTCGACAGTGATCTGCTCGTCCAGACGTGGGGCTGCCAGCCGCACCGAAAGCGGTCCTTCTGTGACAAAAAACATAAAGTGGAAAATATCAAATCCATAAACACTGTTCTGGGGTCCTGGACTGCTAAGGTGGATCATTCCAAGTGGTGCTTAGCTAAAGATCCACAGAAACACTGGGTCTGCCTTGCTGATGTAAACAGGGCCACCACCCAGTACCAGAGGCGTGGGGGGGCACTTTGCATTGACAATGAGGcaataaaaaacaacttttgGAATTTTGTAACGAGTATTGACGACTGCAAAGTCATTAGTTCAGGTCAGACTTTGGGAGGACATACAGACATGGACGTGGACACGGTGGACCCTGAATGTGTCTCACCAGCTGGTGATCATACTGACCTTTCAATGGGCTAA
- the capslb gene encoding calcyphosine-like b: MAGTSRHDREMAMNAKRRLSECSDPVERLRLQCLARGSSGIKGLGRTFKIMDDDNNRSLDFKEFVKGLNDYGILMERHEATALFQHFDRDGSGTIDFDEFLVTLRPQMSKARKEVVMQAFRKLDKTGDGVITIEDLRGVYNAKYHPKYQNGEWTEDQVFRKFLDSFDSPYDKDGKVTKEEFLNYYCGVSASIDSDVYFILMMRNAWKL, encoded by the exons ATGGCGGGGACGTCGAGACACGATCGAGAGATGGCGATGAACGCCAAGCGCCGACTGTCGGAGTGTTCGGACCCGGTGGAGAGACTCAGGCTGCAGTGTCTGGCCAGAGGATCGTCCGGTATCAAAGGTCTGGGCAG aacCTTTAAAATCATGGATGATGACAACAACCGCTCGCTGGACTTCAAGGAGTTCGTGAAGGGTTTGAATGACTACGGGATCCTGATGGAGAGACACGAGGCCACGGCTCTCTTTCAGCACTTTGACCGCGACGGCAGCGGGACCATCGACTTCGACGAGTTCCTGGTCACTCTCAGG CCGCAGATGTCGAAGGCCAGGAAGGAGGTGGTCATGCAGGCGTTTCGGAAGCTGGATAAGACAGGCGACGGCGTGATCACCATCGAAGACCTGAGGGGGGTTTATAACGCCAAGTACCACCCCAAGTACCAGAACGGCGAGTGGACAGAGGACCAAGTCTTCAGGAAGTTCTTGGACAGCTTTGATTCTCCGTACGACAAAGACGGAAAG GTGACCAAAGAGGAGTTCCTCAACTATTACTGTGGAGTCAGCGCCTCCATTGACAGCGATGTCTACTTTATTCTAATGATGAGAAACGCCTGGAAGCTCTGA
- the il7r gene encoding interleukin-7 receptor subunit alpha, whose amino-acid sequence MPSGCWISALLMLLAAVTCAQSGDGDAVVEARISCTSHIMTDGCSLTCQLVGGGNDNEDDEDDEADGIEKMTVCYTDWSVMRIECMEDFGDTVSSTDLKPVVNVNVTVHLKTGATVTTTVDLKKIVKPRSPQVWNVTFDQESNQAVIHIRTPYHNDYLKVDNQLFQLLIWTAGSKPQSHNLSSLHMKIDMQHLRKNSEYHVRARAIPQTFLQGSWSEWSQTVSFFTPTEDTDQRQTEDSPETYTLIVCLVLLVVVPSSVAFFWKNKIFTYMWPSIPHPKHTLVQICKPHKGLLLNFKPEVVSVLKVYPMETTEEQLCGLAEPLSAAAAAAAAEGAQSNHPCSTHSSDSSRSTTSASTEELELSALLSRSSSDGEEGLQSTSPSPTDILQLGERPHTPQPEHSNGGNEAEVFGVGQQEEAYVTMSSFYQIK is encoded by the exons atgCCGTCCGGCTGCTGGATCTCTgcgctgctgatgctgctggcgGCTGTAACTTGCGCTCAGAGTGGAGACGGAGACGCTGTTGTAG AGGCCAGAATCAGCTGCACCTCCCACATCATGACCGACGGCTGCAGCCTGACCTGTCAGCTGGTCGGAGGCGGAAATGACAacgaggatgatgaagatgatgaggccGATGGCATTGAGAAAATGACAGTGTG TTACACTGACTGGAGCGTGATGAGGATCGAGTGCATGGAGGATTTCGGCGACACCGTCAGCTCCACAGATCTGAAACCTGTCGTTAACGTCAATGTGACCGTCCACCTTAAGACAGGAGCCACGGTCACAACAACCGTCGACCTGAAGAAAATCG TTAAACCGAGAAGTCCTCAGGTGTGGAACGTTACCTTCGACCAGGAGTCCAACCAGGCTGTCATTCATATTCGGACTCCGTACCACAACGATTACCTGAAAGTGGACAACCAGCTCTTCCAGCTGCTCATCTGGACCGCAGGCAGCAAA CCGCAGTCTCACAACCTCTCGTCATTACACATGAAGATCGACATGCAGCACCTCCGAAAGAACTCAGAGTACCACGTGAGAGCGCGGGCCATCCCGCAGACCTTCCTGCAGGGCAGCTGGAGCGAGTGGAGCCAGACGGTCAGCTTCTTCACTCCCACAG AAGACACagaccaaagacagacagaggacagtcCAGAAACATACACACTGATTGTGTGTCTCGTCCTCTTGGTGGTGGTGCCTTCCAGTGTTGCTTTCTTCTGGAAAAACAA GATATTTACCTACATGTGGCCGAGCATCCCacaccccaaacacacactggtgCAGATCTGCAAGCCCCATAAA GGCCTCCTTTTGAACTTCAAGCCTGAGGTGGTCAGTGTCCTTAAAGTCTACCCGATGGAGACaacagaggagcagctgtgTGGGCTTGCAGAGCCtttgagtgctgctgctgctgctgccgccgccgaaGGTGCACAGTCCAATCATCCATGCTCCACGCACAGCTCTGACTCCTCCAGGAGCACCACCAGTGCCagcacagaggagctggagctgtccGCCCTGCTGAGCAGGAGCTCCTCCGACGGAGAGGAAGGCCTCCAGAGCACCAGTCCTTCACCCACTGACATCCTCCAGCTCGGGGAGAGACCTCACACACCTCAGCCTGAACATAGCAATGGAGGAAATGAGGCGGAGGTGTTTGGAGTGGGCCAGCAGGAGGAGGCCTACGTCACCATGTCCAGTTTCTATCAGATCAAGTag